A section of the Planctomycetaceae bacterium genome encodes:
- a CDS encoding TraR/DksA C4-type zinc finger protein, whose protein sequence is MKSEDLKEFRKMLRLMQARLQGDVEQIEEEAFSAAANGSHGSSNHMAEMGTDAWDLDFSLRIVENDQEVLSEIAAALKKIDQGTFGLCEMCLEKGAVESKAGIPKARLRAIPYARNCVNCERKREEEH, encoded by the coding sequence ATGAAATCAGAAGATTTGAAAGAGTTTCGAAAAATGCTCCGGCTGATGCAGGCTCGCCTGCAGGGCGACGTTGAACAGATCGAAGAAGAAGCGTTTTCGGCCGCAGCCAACGGATCGCACGGGTCGTCCAATCACATGGCGGAAATGGGCACCGATGCGTGGGACCTGGATTTTTCCCTGCGAATCGTCGAAAACGACCAGGAAGTCCTGTCGGAAATCGCGGCCGCGCTGAAGAAGATCGATCAGGGCACCTTCGGCCTGTGCGAAATGTGTCTGGAAAAGGGAGCCGTGGAATCAAAAGCCGGCATTCCCAAAGCCCGCCTGCGCGCGATACCCTACGCTCGTAACTGCGTCAACTGCGAGCGAAAAAGGGAAGAAGAGCACTGA
- a CDS encoding PQQ-binding-like beta-propeller repeat protein, whose protein sequence is MPGFRSHADDWPHWRGSNRNDIVDESSGWNGGDWPIRELWKAGIGEGASSPLIVGDRLFTMGWHDGNDHVVCLDAATGTELWRQSYPCPKYGRLATGDEGLYSGPSSTPEYDAQTGWLYTLSTDGDLLCWNTREQGRRIWGLNLHDEFDIPQRPQVERSGLRDYGYTSSPLIHGQWVIVEVGAKQGNLMAFDRQTGRKVWASQATSPPGHNGGPVPITVENVPCVAVHNFDGLQVVRMDSGHEGETVATYPWITSFANNIASVAVHDDCVLLTSAYNQNRISRLRITLNGAVEVWQQQAASKICTPVIHKGHVYWAWQNLMCLDYETGDIKWQGGRCGDAGSCVVTSDDRLIMWTGNGDLTLTETAVRSPDQFTELASRKGVGRADAWPHVVLAAGRLYCRDRSGPIVCFQMASGR, encoded by the coding sequence GTGCCGGGTTTTCGTTCGCACGCGGACGACTGGCCGCACTGGCGCGGTTCGAACCGGAATGACATCGTCGACGAATCATCCGGCTGGAACGGCGGCGACTGGCCGATTCGTGAACTCTGGAAGGCCGGCATCGGCGAAGGAGCATCATCGCCGCTGATCGTCGGCGACCGGCTGTTCACGATGGGCTGGCATGACGGCAATGACCACGTCGTATGCCTGGACGCCGCAACCGGAACCGAACTGTGGCGGCAGAGCTATCCGTGTCCGAAATATGGCCGGCTGGCGACAGGTGACGAAGGACTGTATTCCGGGCCGTCGTCGACACCGGAATACGACGCGCAAACCGGCTGGCTCTACACACTCAGCACTGACGGCGACCTGCTGTGCTGGAACACCAGGGAACAGGGTCGGCGAATCTGGGGCCTGAATCTGCACGACGAATTCGACATTCCACAGCGTCCGCAGGTGGAACGCAGCGGTCTGCGAGACTACGGCTACACGTCGTCGCCGCTGATTCACGGCCAGTGGGTGATTGTCGAAGTCGGAGCGAAGCAGGGAAACCTGATGGCGTTCGACAGACAAACCGGACGAAAGGTCTGGGCTTCGCAGGCGACGTCGCCGCCCGGACACAACGGCGGTCCGGTGCCCATCACCGTCGAAAACGTACCCTGCGTCGCGGTCCACAACTTCGATGGTCTGCAGGTCGTTCGAATGGACAGCGGCCACGAAGGGGAAACCGTCGCCACATATCCGTGGATCACATCCTTCGCCAACAATATCGCGTCGGTCGCCGTGCATGATGACTGTGTTTTGCTGACATCCGCTTACAACCAGAACAGAATTTCCAGGCTGCGAATTACTCTGAACGGAGCGGTCGAAGTCTGGCAGCAGCAGGCCGCGTCAAAGATCTGCACTCCCGTGATTCACAAGGGCCATGTTTACTGGGCGTGGCAGAATCTGATGTGTCTGGACTATGAAACCGGCGACATCAAATGGCAGGGCGGTCGCTGCGGAGACGCCGGTTCGTGCGTGGTGACGTCCGATGACCGTTTGATTATGTGGACCGGAAACGGCGACCTGACACTTACGGAAACGGCCGTTCGTTCACCCGATCAGTTCACCGAACTTGCCTCTCGGAAGGGAGTCGGCCGAGCCGACGCCTGGCCGCACGTGGTGCTCGCGGCCGGACGGCTGTACTGCAGAGACCGCAGCGGCCCGATCGTCTGTTTTCAGATGGCGAGCGGCAGATGA
- a CDS encoding signal peptidase II translates to MHGVPRNRMVTFGTLTALCVVTDLWSKDAVFSRFGLNAGTDWILDGWVRFRLHTSLNFGALWGMGQGLSSVFALLSVAAFVGIIYWLFIRGAAHSLWLTVSLAFVAGGSLGNLYDRLGVMIPGEAELVCGCARFPALSVRRYGERSVARLGHLQRRRHVPGDGSHHADDPVVPDSASRIRRRTGGCRRVKITQAGACPPFGTRERLPLPL, encoded by the coding sequence ATGCATGGAGTGCCCCGGAATCGGATGGTTACCTTCGGTACGCTGACCGCCCTGTGCGTGGTCACCGATCTCTGGTCAAAAGACGCCGTGTTTTCCCGGTTCGGCCTTAACGCGGGAACCGACTGGATTCTGGACGGCTGGGTTCGCTTCCGTCTCCACACAAGCCTGAACTTCGGCGCACTGTGGGGAATGGGTCAGGGGCTGTCTTCCGTTTTCGCCCTGCTAAGCGTGGCCGCTTTCGTCGGCATCATTTACTGGCTGTTCATTCGCGGCGCCGCGCACAGTCTGTGGCTGACCGTCTCTCTGGCGTTTGTGGCCGGCGGAAGTCTGGGCAACCTGTACGACCGGCTGGGGGTCATGATTCCGGGGGAAGCGGAACTCGTCTGCGGCTGTGCGAGATTTCCTGCACTTTCAGTTCGGCGGTACGGTGAACGATCCGTTGCTCGACTGGGCCATCTTCAACGTCGCCGACATGTGCCTGGTGACGGGAGCCATCATGCTGATGATCCAGTCGTTCCGGACTCCGCATCACGAATCCGTCGTCGAACCGGTGGCTGCCGCCGCGTCAAAATAACGCAGGCTGGAGCGTGTCCGCCGTTCGGTACGCGCGAGCGATTGCCGTTGCCGCTCTGA
- a CDS encoding protein kinase, translated as MSRTVSDQADLPTAELKRIDAVCARFESAWDQDSPPDLSRFLATNETAAGAAPDRQEQIRLRLFRELLLADLEQRQRRGLTVGRQSYIGRFPELAEHVDAAFREFDVEHAAHRRSGFPSMAAAASGTEHLLPKMIGVYERGPCIGRGGMGVIYRGRDTRLGRDVAIKIMSRRCLDNRDLINRFQHEASSVARLSHPNIVVLHDIGCQEIAGVGVFPFAVMELLEGESLRSRLSKPVAVRDAISFSLQIADALAAAHQRGIIHRDIKPENVFLVSGTLVKVLDFGLAKTVSDVTAEPDTVDATAPAQLSTQQGRILGTYGYMAPEQIVGTPATAASDIFALTCVLFELLTGVAAFVGRTQTDIASATLRDDPLAVQNPRPHVAAVLDRLPDPLLELLEHGFRKDPARRLASATEFGRRLKELPDEWDTGRTARAALAAQSRSSSQWKKAGTMIAAVSVLVAAGYGVSRREEPGQTSPAVAAAPGSTATAHAAETETATVSSAAGVISPHSLAVLPFTTTGDDSSELFAQGITITLTNDLSQFPELEVRPYGSSAVLAESSDGSRLNHQDAARQLQVAKLVTGTLEFVGENIVIVIELIDAEKNSALWSHQIQTSRSKLLTIQSQLADQLAWQLSAGPRSALISSAGQAPTTSLDAYREYILGQVEWNQRTPAAVAAADDHFRRAVERDPHFAAAWAGIAQCCIVQAERDLAPRQEALEKAESAISEALAVDPACVDAIITRAMIAFEFRRDFAAAEQGFLSAQALMPNHVTGHQWYSELLSATGQHEPAIEQARLACRLAPQSAIASAVLGRNLFKAGRFGESIEQLRSTISRYPDFDRARGYLIEAFEETGDFDGALQQWQILARGDRITDILKESLRIRGAAGYWQARLDHAEELGRLHPVSTVFLAGIHAHLGGPEHLDAAFTILNDALVQQSPALTANLLVHPAFSGLRADPRFRQLEKAFER; from the coding sequence AGCTGAAGAGAATCGATGCGGTGTGCGCTCGATTCGAATCTGCCTGGGATCAGGATTCGCCGCCGGACCTGTCCCGGTTTCTCGCCACGAACGAAACCGCCGCCGGCGCAGCTCCGGACCGTCAGGAACAAATCCGGCTGAGACTGTTTCGGGAACTGCTGCTGGCCGATCTGGAACAGCGGCAGCGGCGCGGACTAACCGTTGGCCGCCAGTCGTACATCGGACGGTTTCCGGAACTGGCCGAACACGTCGATGCCGCGTTTCGGGAATTCGACGTCGAACACGCGGCTCATCGCCGAAGCGGATTTCCATCCATGGCCGCGGCCGCCAGCGGGACGGAGCACCTGCTGCCGAAAATGATCGGCGTCTACGAACGCGGACCCTGCATCGGCCGCGGCGGCATGGGCGTCATCTATCGAGGCCGGGATACTCGGCTGGGACGCGATGTCGCCATCAAGATTATGTCCCGACGGTGTCTGGACAATCGGGACCTGATCAACCGGTTTCAGCACGAAGCCAGTTCGGTGGCTCGTCTGTCGCATCCCAACATTGTTGTGCTGCACGACATCGGCTGCCAGGAAATTGCCGGAGTCGGCGTGTTTCCGTTTGCGGTTATGGAACTGCTGGAAGGCGAAAGTCTGCGTTCACGTTTGTCCAAACCCGTGGCCGTGCGCGACGCGATCAGCTTCAGCCTGCAGATCGCGGATGCTCTGGCCGCCGCCCATCAGCGAGGAATCATTCACCGGGACATCAAACCGGAAAACGTGTTTCTGGTGAGCGGCACGCTCGTCAAGGTGCTGGACTTCGGACTGGCGAAGACGGTTTCCGATGTCACGGCCGAACCGGATACCGTCGACGCCACAGCCCCGGCGCAGCTTTCGACACAGCAGGGACGCATTCTCGGCACGTACGGTTACATGGCTCCGGAACAAATCGTGGGCACACCAGCCACGGCCGCCAGCGACATCTTTGCTCTCACGTGCGTCCTGTTTGAACTGCTGACGGGTGTTGCCGCGTTTGTCGGTCGCACGCAGACGGACATCGCGTCGGCAACGCTGCGTGACGATCCGCTGGCAGTTCAGAACCCGCGACCTCATGTCGCCGCTGTTCTGGACCGCCTTCCTGATCCGCTGCTGGAACTGCTGGAGCACGGTTTTCGGAAGGATCCCGCTCGCCGGCTTGCTTCGGCAACGGAATTTGGCAGGCGGCTGAAGGAATTACCGGACGAATGGGACACCGGACGAACAGCGCGAGCGGCGCTGGCGGCTCAATCCCGAAGCAGTTCGCAATGGAAGAAAGCGGGCACGATGATCGCCGCGGTGTCTGTGCTGGTCGCCGCCGGCTACGGGGTCAGCCGCCGAGAAGAGCCGGGACAAACTTCGCCGGCCGTTGCCGCGGCACCAGGTTCGACAGCGACGGCGCACGCGGCGGAAACGGAAACGGCGACCGTGTCGTCGGCCGCCGGGGTCATTTCGCCGCACTCACTGGCGGTGCTGCCGTTCACGACAACCGGCGATGACAGCAGCGAACTCTTCGCGCAGGGCATCACGATTACCCTGACAAATGACCTGTCGCAGTTTCCCGAACTGGAAGTCAGGCCGTATGGCTCGTCCGCCGTGTTGGCGGAATCTTCCGATGGATCCCGGTTGAATCATCAGGACGCTGCCCGGCAGTTGCAGGTTGCGAAGCTGGTGACCGGCACGCTGGAATTTGTCGGCGAGAATATTGTCATCGTCATCGAACTGATCGACGCGGAAAAGAACAGCGCGTTGTGGAGTCACCAGATTCAGACATCGCGAAGCAAACTGCTGACGATTCAGTCGCAGCTTGCCGATCAGCTTGCCTGGCAGTTGTCGGCAGGCCCGCGGTCAGCGCTGATTTCGTCTGCCGGCCAGGCACCGACGACCAGTCTGGATGCCTACCGGGAATACATTCTGGGACAGGTGGAGTGGAATCAGCGGACTCCGGCTGCCGTCGCCGCGGCCGACGATCACTTCCGCCGCGCTGTCGAACGCGATCCGCACTTCGCCGCTGCGTGGGCCGGAATCGCTCAGTGCTGCATCGTCCAGGCGGAGCGCGATCTTGCTCCCAGGCAGGAAGCGCTGGAAAAGGCGGAGTCGGCGATTTCCGAAGCGCTTGCCGTCGATCCGGCCTGCGTCGATGCGATCATCACGCGAGCCATGATCGCGTTTGAGTTTCGTCGGGACTTTGCAGCTGCCGAACAGGGCTTTCTTTCTGCGCAGGCACTGATGCCGAACCATGTCACCGGACACCAGTGGTATTCGGAACTGCTGTCGGCCACCGGTCAGCACGAGCCGGCGATTGAACAGGCACGGCTGGCGTGCCGACTGGCTCCGCAATCCGCCATCGCATCGGCGGTTCTGGGACGGAATCTGTTCAAGGCCGGGCGGTTCGGCGAGTCCATCGAACAGTTGCGGTCAACCATTTCTCGGTACCCGGACTTTGATCGAGCCCGTGGCTACCTGATCGAAGCGTTCGAGGAGACCGGCGACTTCGACGGGGCTCTGCAGCAATGGCAGATTCTCGCCCGCGGCGACCGCATTACGGACATTTTGAAGGAATCGCTCCGGATTCGCGGGGCTGCCGGATACTGGCAGGCTCGGCTGGATCACGCGGAGGAACTCGGACGGCTGCACCCGGTTTCAACCGTATTCCTGGCGGGAATTCACGCTCATTTGGGCGGACCGGAACACCTGGACGCCGCGTTCACGATCCTGAACGACGCGTTGGTGCAACAATCTCCGGCGCTGACGGCAAATTTGCTGGTTCACCCGGCGTTTTCCGGCCTGCGAGCGGATCCGAGATTCCGCCAGCTTGAAAAGGCGTTCGAACGCTGA